The Paenalcaligenes faecalis genome has a window encoding:
- the ssb gene encoding single-stranded DNA-binding protein translates to MASVNKVILVGNLGRDPEVRYSANGAAICNLSIATTHNSRDQAGERREETEWHRVVMFNRLAEIAGEYLRKGRPVYIEGRLRTRKWQGQDGQDRYTTEIIADQMQMLGGRGDSGGDFGGGPADDFNQAPPQQQQRPAPQQPAPTQQAPKQNYQANPMDSMGDMDDDIPF, encoded by the coding sequence ATGGCATCGGTAAATAAAGTAATTCTTGTAGGCAACTTAGGGCGTGATCCAGAGGTGCGTTACAGTGCAAACGGCGCTGCCATTTGTAATTTATCCATTGCAACCACTCATAACAGCCGAGATCAGGCCGGAGAGCGCCGCGAAGAAACAGAGTGGCATCGTGTTGTTATGTTTAACCGTTTGGCTGAAATCGCCGGTGAATACTTGCGCAAGGGCCGTCCTGTGTATATCGAAGGCCGCCTACGCACGCGTAAATGGCAAGGCCAAGACGGTCAAGACCGTTACACAACAGAAATTATTGCCGACCAGATGCAAATGCTAGGTGGTCGTGGTGATAGCGGTGGTGATTTTGGTGGTGGCCCAGCTGATGATTTTAATCAGGCCCCCCCTCAGCAACAACAACGCCCAGCACCTCAGCAGCCCGCCCCAACGCAACAGGCTCCAAAACAAAACTACCAAGCAAATCCAATGGATAGCATGGGTGATATGGATGACGATATTCCGTTCTAA
- a CDS encoding MFS transporter, with protein MSQSTSGKIPTKKPQRVQFTPQERKSSMLLALLFSTRMLGLFLLTPIFAVAAQSIVGGNDAMKVGIALGAYGLTQALMQIPLGMASDKFGRRPVIIGGMVLFIIGGVVSALATSVDGIIVGRVLQGLGAISAAITAWVADATRPEVRTRAMAMVGSAIGLSFAVSLVLSPVMVGQFGLSGLFWAISGLGLVCLLIAAFAIPEYPRAEPIIQAKASDVLGHKELLRLNFGVFALHFILMTLFVVVPGVLAQIGGFDSGSLWKVYLPVILVSFAFMIPAVIYTETRKAHKKVLQALVLGLAVVMAFMPLFSSLLWGMVVFLLLFFAVFNTLEALQPSLVSRVAPADYKGLAMGFYNTTQSLGVFGGGLAGGFVASTAGVQWALWMGAGLAVMWWLSTRRFNAQL; from the coding sequence ATGAGCCAGTCTACTAGCGGGAAAATCCCTACTAAAAAACCTCAGCGGGTGCAGTTCACCCCTCAAGAGCGTAAGTCCAGCATGTTGCTGGCTTTGTTGTTTTCTACCCGAATGTTGGGGTTGTTTTTATTAACTCCTATTTTTGCTGTTGCGGCCCAATCCATTGTGGGGGGCAACGATGCCATGAAAGTGGGTATCGCATTGGGGGCCTATGGGTTAACCCAAGCCCTTATGCAAATTCCTCTTGGGATGGCTTCAGATAAGTTTGGTCGTCGCCCCGTCATTATTGGCGGAATGGTGTTGTTCATTATTGGTGGCGTCGTCAGTGCGTTAGCCACTAGTGTAGACGGTATTATCGTCGGGCGTGTATTACAGGGGTTAGGGGCTATCTCAGCAGCAATTACGGCATGGGTAGCTGATGCAACCCGCCCAGAGGTCCGTACCCGAGCGATGGCGATGGTCGGATCAGCCATTGGTTTGTCTTTTGCCGTGTCACTGGTGTTGTCGCCGGTGATGGTGGGGCAGTTTGGTTTATCTGGATTGTTTTGGGCAATTAGTGGTCTGGGCTTGGTTTGCCTATTGATTGCCGCTTTTGCTATTCCTGAGTACCCCAGAGCAGAGCCCATTATTCAAGCCAAAGCCAGCGATGTATTAGGTCACAAAGAACTATTACGCCTGAATTTTGGCGTATTTGCATTGCACTTTATTTTAATGACCCTGTTTGTGGTGGTGCCAGGGGTCTTAGCGCAAATTGGCGGATTTGATTCAGGCAGTCTCTGGAAAGTCTATCTACCCGTTATCTTGGTTTCATTTGCGTTTATGATTCCTGCCGTCATTTATACCGAAACCCGAAAAGCACATAAAAAGGTCTTGCAGGCCTTAGTGTTGGGCTTAGCCGTAGTCATGGCATTTATGCCATTATTTAGCAGCCTGCTATGGGGTATGGTCGTATTTTTACTGCTGTTTTTTGCTGTGTTTAATACCCTAGAGGCCCTGCAGCCATCCTTGGTGTCCCGAGTCGCTCCCGCTGACTATAAGGGCCTAGCCATGGGTTTTTACAATACCACGCAGTCATTAGGCGTGTTTGGCGGTGGGTTAGCAGGTGGCTTTGTAGCCTCTACGGCGGGGGTGCAGTGGGCCTTATGGATGGGCGCCGGGCTGGCCGTAATGTGGTGGCTTAGCACTAGACGCTTTAACGCACAACTTTGA